In bacterium BMS3Abin02, the genomic stretch CATGTTCCGAATCTCTTCGCGTTCCGCACCACACAATCTCTACGGCGACACGACGAAACTGCGCGAGGTCGCCGACGCCCGCGGCTACCCGAACAACCCGCCGCCGAACCTGTTCACCTGGGGACCGCTCAAACCCGACGGTCTCGCCGAGAAGATCACCTTGTTCTGGTCACCACGAACCGTCTGGACGTGGAACGGTGAGCACTACACGCGCACCTCCGACGGCAAACCACACGAGTGGCTCGCCAAAGACGGCACCACCGGCCCGATCACCGCAGACACGCTCATCGTGCTGTTCGCCCGCCGGTACACCGCCTATCCACCGTCCAAGGGGACGCCCGTACCGGCCATGGACACGGTCGGTTCGGGCCGTGCACTCGTGTTCGCGGGAGGCGAAGTCGAAGAGGGCACCTGGACGAGGGACTCCATCGAGGAGATCTTCCACCTGAAACGCCCCGATGGGTCCACTCTGACGGTCCCTCCGGGAAAACCGTGGATCTCACTGTTCCCCGACACCCTCGACGTCACGTGGTGACCGACACCGCCGCCGCCATCCGCCAAGGGGAGATGAGCGCGGTACAAGCAGTGTCGGCAGCGTTGGACCGCAGCGAGTCCTCCCAGGACACCCTCAACGCCTACACGCTCATCGATCGGGAGAGCGCCCTGGCACGAGCAGAGACCATCGATGAAATGGTTTCCCAGGGTCACGATCCCGGACCGCTCGCGGGGGTTCCGATCGCTGTC encodes the following:
- the yerB gene encoding putative lipoprotein YerB precursor is translated as MRSLLITILALSLLAAACSGGEDATTSTAEPTTTTTSTTEPTTTTTTTEPTTTTTAPEIIAPLTGLPVEDPTLVDRRVLAVKIDNHPAARPESGLQQADAVIELPVEGITRFMALFNVGDSDYLGPIRSGRPTDPTLVKPLGGTFMISGAQPWVLDIIRARGVPMVIDPRPGMFRISSRSAPHNLYGDTTKLREVADARGYPNNPPPNLFTWGPLKPDGLAEKITLFWSPRTVWTWNGEHYTRTSDGKPHEWLAKDGTTGPITADTLIVLFARRYTAYPPSKGTPVPAMDTVGSGRALVFAGGEVEEGTWTRDSIEEIFHLKRPDGSTLTVPPGKPWISLFPDTLDVTW